The following are from one region of the Corynebacterium hindlerae genome:
- a CDS encoding PspC domain-containing protein encodes MTTPHDYSKLDGTIPLLNRKMHRSKTNSVLFGVLGGIGETYDVDPNLLRVLAVVASLFTGIPVVIYIAAVVLMWNT; translated from the coding sequence ATGACCACCCCACACGACTACTCCAAGCTCGACGGAACTATCCCGCTGCTGAACCGCAAAATGCACCGCAGCAAGACCAATTCTGTGTTGTTCGGTGTCCTCGGTGGCATCGGTGAAACCTACGACGTTGACCCCAACCTGCTACGCGTCCTCGCGGTGGTCGCGTCCCTGTTCACAGGAATCCCCGTCGTCATTTACATCGCGGCGGTGGTGCTGATGTGGAACACCTAA
- a CDS encoding MarR family winged helix-turn-helix transcriptional regulator, with translation MTKGSGWLNDDEQKLWRLLLGGIRHLERGMEETLQQDSGLGASEFAVLVSLSEAEDQSLRLRDLCQSLEWDRSRASHQITRMERRGLVVKQKCEDDARGVLVVLTKEGMSRLEAAAPGHVESVRRLVFDHLTDEDAVVLERFFGNLVATELG, from the coding sequence ATGACAAAGGGCTCAGGCTGGCTCAACGACGACGAACAAAAGCTGTGGCGTCTCCTTCTAGGGGGGATCCGCCACCTCGAACGCGGAATGGAAGAAACTCTCCAGCAGGATTCCGGCCTCGGGGCCAGCGAGTTCGCGGTCCTCGTCTCCCTGTCTGAAGCGGAGGATCAGTCGCTGCGCCTGCGTGACCTGTGTCAAAGCCTGGAATGGGATCGGAGCCGTGCGTCCCACCAAATCACCCGGATGGAGCGACGCGGGCTCGTCGTGAAGCAAAAGTGCGAAGACGATGCACGCGGTGTGCTCGTGGTGCTCACCAAGGAAGGGATGTCGCGCCTCGAAGCAGCTGCGCCAGGGCACGTGGAATCTGTGCGACGTTTGGTCTTCGATCACCTCACTGATGAAGATGCTGTGGTTCTTGAGCGTTTCTTCGGTAATCTTGTGGCCACTGAACTGGGATAA